CCATGCCTGTAAAGAAGTTATCATGTCATATGTACACATTAtgtagttgattttttttttgttcaataaatCTTTCATTTTACACACTTTAAAAGTGACACTTgtcttattttattagtttaaagatACATTCATGTTTCTGTGTTAATAATAGGGTTAAAGTTCATCATGAACTTCTATCAGGGTCCCATAGTCAGTAATAGTGCTGACTTTAATGAAATCCAGTTTATCCATGATCTCATTGATAGAAAGACGACCATCCTGAGAATAAAAGCAAGGACACAGTAAAAATCTAGAAACTGCAGAAGCTTCAAAAATTCAAAAAACAGTTCTGAACAAGAATTACTTCATAAGCTTTTGGGATTAACCGTTACGCCTCTCGTCATAATGCAGTACAATGACTTTGATGAAGACCACCATTAAACCCCActcaaaacaataattaaaaaaaccaACATGGCTTTATTTAGATTTCACAGAGAGAAAAATGGTTCACCAGTACAGTGTCAGTCACTTTTGTCTCCTCCCACCTGCTGAATCCCACCCCTTTTTCCCTTACTATTGGAACTTGCTAATGTCTCCTCATCTGTGCTTTTTCATGTTATGTGTGAAATCACAGACCAGAaatgtgatctttattttgtaacaGTCAAAATCTCCCTAATTGAATACAAAGGAAGCTGGACCTGTATTCAGTGCTGAATTCCTGAGAAGTGGAAGACGTAATATTGTTTGCTCAAGCAGTATAAGCAAGCTGGAGTGTCTTTTTATAAGGAATGCGAGTGTTTGTCATGATACAAAGGACAAGTTTTAAAGCAATGGTACGGATAATGATGCCACCAATGGGAAACCAGGTGAGACCCAGCAACAGAATCCATTTCAGATATTGTTTTGTTTCCCATTTTCAATAGAAAAGTAATCTTCAATGTTGCTCAAAAGCATTGCTCAAAAGGTCCCATGTATAATCACCTTTTAtctaaatgacaataaataaaacttgtatctgtCTCAGTTAGATTCTTATCTTCATTGACCGAAAAGTCTAACCCTTGACTGAGGACCctggaaatatttcaaaacagcAGGTAACGAAGATTGTCTGtcattttcttatttaattttctATCCTCTGACCTACGCCCAAAATATACTGTCCTCCCCTCTACCCAGATATGCCAACATTAAAGCTCATCGTGTCTTTTGGTGAGATCCTCTCCGTAATTAGTCGCTTGGCTCCCAACAAACATGTTCCAGTTTTCCAGAATCTCCTTCTTTGTGATTTTGTCATCCTGGTTAGTCAATTACATCCATTGTGATTTCATTGGTAGTCAATtaaaagaaagacaaaaggtaaaaattaattaaaaattgaatGATTATTATTTGCATTCATGCATCATTAATGCCACCACCCGCATGTAAATCTGGAGAATGTGACTTACGTTGTCTTTATCGGTTTCATGAATGAGATGCCGGGCTTCATTATCAGCATGGTCGACTTCTGTCGGGAGGATCCAGTGCGATACTTCAGTGGCATCAAGGAAACCATCCTAACAGGACCAAACAAGCCATGAATTAAGAATAAGAGCCAGTAAAACAGTCCCAAATAGATTTCCTTTCCTAATGCATACCTTGTTCATGTCTCTGAACTCTGAAAATTGTTTCTTTTCTGTTGTGACCCAGTCTGGTTCAGTCTCTCCATCTTCAGGATTGTACATGTCCCCTACAGTCAGACGGAACACCTgcatttattttcaacatttggCCACAAAACATCAGATATAACTTAGGATTTCTTCTTTTCCAGGTAAATGTGTAGATTTATATACCAATGTATTCCTGCAGATCAATCTTGCCGTCCCCATTCTTGTCAATGTCTTCAATTGTTTCCTGCAACAAAGTTTACATAGATTTATCACAGTGTTTCAAGTCTACTTATCTGACATATGGCTGACAAAATATAGGAAACATATGCTACAGTAATTACTTTGAGTTTTGAACATTTTTAGGACTtgctaataatttaattaaactacCGAATTTGTGGTAAGTTTAATACATTTCACTTGTTTGTGCAATAAGCATATCTGCTATACTGGATGGTCAGTATAAAATCAGTACCTTAATGATAAAATCACTTCTTAAAGAGTACACGGGTACATGTTTTAGCTAATAGATGTTgtgatatacagtgctcagcatataagcaTATATACAAATCTCTctttcaaatttatatttttaataggaagctgtacaatattatatatgtgcatatacattagattagtccttactgaagccaaatctggagcttatctaacaaaataactaacgataacgctccaaaaactagtacacccaaatttatgttacagaaaaatattaaatacaaatttaaatttatattattttattaaatatttctgtttaataaatctgttttgtttaaatgcaccaaaatacatttactatattcactgagaaatggagagaaatattcgttttcaaaatggggtttactaaattatgctgagcactatgaATATTGTGACCCTCCATTTGATTAGATTAACAATGGCAAAACTCCTTTATATTCTATtgtatatattaatattcaaATGTCTTACTCTGTGGTTAATTTATTAACTGAATTTCATCTCTTTTAGTAAAGCAGAAAATACGATCAACAACTAAAACATTAATCATGACTTTACAATGAGATTGAAACAATGAgaataaaacaaatcttttaaacACATGTAAAACtcatatattgtaatataaatcTACAGCTGCAAAGACATTTCAAATAGATAGTGTATTAAAAACATAAGAGTATTTTGAGTGTTGTCTTTCCAACGAAAGAAGACAAGTTGCAGAAGCAAAGGCAGATACGTCTAAAAAAAAAGGTTGTGTATTTTTAtctacatttgaagtcagaattattaaaccccaagaattattattaagtatttttattatttttccccaatttttgttaaaCAGAGAGACAATTTTGTTAACACATTTCCAAACCtaatatttttataactcatttctagtaactgatttattgtatatgaagacagcaaataatattttattagatatttttcaagacatttctatactgcttaaagtgacatttaaaggcttaactaggttaaataggttaactaggcaggttagggtaatttggcaagttattgtataacgatggtttgttctgtaaacaataaaaacatatatatagagagcttaaaggggctaataattttgaccttaaaatgatgtttaaaaatttttaaactgcttttattcttgccaaaataaaacaaatagggctttctccagaagaaaaaaatattatcagacacactgtaaatacttccttgctctgttaaacatcatttaggaaatatttaaaaaagaaaaaaaattcaaaggcgggataataattctgacttcaactgtatatctgtcCTTTTAATTTCTCCGTCATTATATTCATCTATCTCTCCCTTTATTCAGACCTCACCTGAATCACAATGTCTCTCATAAAGTCAAACTCTTCTGGATGGAGGAAGGCAGTGAACTCTTCTCTGGTGGCGACACCATCCCCATCCCTGTCTGCAGACTTAAACCGCCTCTCATCTCTATTAAGCATGGATTTGTAGGTGGCTTTATCATCCACATCATCAAACTCTGTGTCTGCAATTAAATAACAAAGTCGATTAATATTCTTTGGTTCTACAGTGTTTTATAACCACACATGAACAGCTGTTTCTCATTAAACATTACCAGCTCCCACGCCTAAACGCAAAGCCTCATTACCTATATAATATCCATAGGTGGTGTTCTTGTACTCAATCCATCCGATCTTCCCATCCTTATTCTGGTCGTACTCATTCCAGTGCTTGTCCACGTTCTCCTCGATGTACCTCCTCTGCCTGTGCTTGATCCAGTGGTGTAACTCAGCATGACTGACGAAGCCATCCTTATCTGTGTCAATCTTATCCACAATCTTTCTGCATGgggaatatattaaaaaaaatacaaaagtaagaCACATGATGATTTAGTTTTCTCCTATTACTGCATTGTTCTAACTTTTTTTTAGTGTACCCTAATCTGTCTTTGCTCTCCTCAGGGCTCAGCTGGTCAAAGGTCTTGGATTCCTCTTTCCCCAGGAAGGCCTCGTGGTCAAACTGGAAACCGTGGGCATCATCGTGAGGATGGTCACTGAGGTCTAGCTTATGATGTATACGCTTCTCCTGTGCTGGCACCGCAACCGAGAGCCCAGCAAACAGGGCAAGTGTCCCCAGAAAGAGCAGCTGCATATTCTCACTTTAAATGAGGTTAAGAGAGAGAGAACATTTTAAGAAATGCTTTCTGACCTGAAAAGTATGTTGCACACTAACTGAGAGTCATTGTACTTGAATGCAATGAAAGTTTGATGGTATTTTCATTcaattttaaactaaatttcaGAGCATTAACTTTTCATGTACACTATCTGAATAATAAGCATAGGTTTAAAACATGATCACAAATGCCAACAagcaactgcaaaaaaaaaacatgtacaaacaTAAGTTATTATTAGCAGTGATTTACTGCAGAATTAATGACTGATAAATGAACTACAATAAACAATTGACAATAGAGTTTAGATAAAAGATATTcgtaatatttaaatgtaaagataACTTACCAAGCCAGCAGTGATTTCAGCTTGAGTACACTCAATCTTAACTTGAAGAGTACGCGTTGGTACTGTTCTTTAAAAGTGCACGTAAAAGTAGGCGGAGAAGCCACGTTACGTGCGCTCAGATATGCTTTATTGACACGAAAAAAGGCCAATCAGAAAGAGAGTTTGGGCGGGGCTAAGAAAATGTCAAGATTCTACTGGCTACGAAACGCCACGTTGACACGAGAACGCGCATCAGAGCGCCAGGAGCGCCTTGGCAAACTAcgaaaaaacttttaaaaagctcATCAGCCTCCTGTCAGACAGAAATAAAGGATTAAGCGTTATTTAGAAACAAGCAACGTTACATCAAGATGTATGATTATAAATATTCCTTATGTAGCATGCAAAATGTTTCGTAATTTTTAAGATCATGTTAATATTCTACTCAGTGATGTTTTAAATTAGTCTACGTGTAATTTAGAGGGTAATACAGTGAATACTAAAAGTGTTGTGTGGGTCATTGCGAGTAATTGTTTTAATGCTGCAATTACAAATGTTATTTCATGGATATTTTATACGGGGTAAATACATTTCTCAGAATTTTCTAGAAGACTGGTCTGACGTGGTCATGTTTAAAAGCTTTTCCCCTTAGTATAGGGCTTAATCTTACAGACATTAACATGCATTTTTCttatgttttcagaaataaaccACTACCCTATATATACTCTATAAAAGAGTTGAGAAAGCTTAAGCCAACATAACAAACATTTTCAATATTCACTCAATaaagggcttagtccctttattaaaccagggtcgccacagcggaatgaaccgccaacttatctagtatatgttttacattgtggatgcccttcctgctgcaacccatcattgggaaacacccatacacactcatttacacacacggacaatttagcttacctaattcacctatagcgcatgagtttggactgtggggaaattggaacacccggaggaaacccacgtgaacgtggagaacatgcaaactccacacagaaatgccatctgacacagctgggactcaaaccagcaactttcttgctgtgaggcgacagttttactcactgtgccactgcaCCGCCCCCACATTTTCAATAAAGAGGCTATATTTAACACCAGCACTGCAGAATATTACagctattttattttagatttaatattttaatctttactCAATTGGTATAAAGGAAAAGGCAATGTGCAGAAAGATGCTATAAAATATTGCCCATATACAACTGCCTAAAATgtaaacacacattttcattttatttacatccattttgttaaattttatttatatttgtttattataaatctttcactGCATTTAGAAAATGTTATTAAAGGCGTTATAATTATTAGGCACCTTTCTCCAAAGAGACATGCCATCGGAACATGATGTAACATATCGGCTTAAtctgcatattttttatttatttttttaggggaAATCTTCAGAAATTATGCCATTGAACATGAACATGTATTAAACTGAGCTGAGAGTATGATTGTGTTATTCTTCAAAGCATaatcaaattaaaacattaaGATTGGCTTcaatagctcagtggttagcactgtcgccttacagcaagacggtcgctggttcgagctccagCTAGACCagatgacatttctgtgtggagtttgcatgttctccctgtgtttgcaagGGTTTATTCCCGGTgctcccccacagcccaaagacatgcagtgatgcagtataggtgaattgggtaaacaaaattagccgtagtgtatgagtgttcgTGAGTGAAAATGGAAGAGTgtgcgggtgtttcccagtactgggttgcagctagaagggcgtccgctgcatatgctggaataattggcggttcattccgctgtggggactcTAATAAATAAGGAGCTAAGTctatggaaaatgaatgaatgaatgaatgaatgaaatatttaaaatatttcagtaaaaacACATGCGGGGGAAATTTACAACTAATCAAAAGcagtaagattattattattcgcTTTTATAAGTtgaattaaattgatcaaaattgactaaaaatatttaaatctttataaaagatttcattttaatataaatgttgatttttattttttggtctaTTCATTACAGAATtataacaactttttttattttagcaacaAAGATATTAGTACTATTGATCAGATGATGCTTAAAACTGGAGTGATATAATTTTCATGATGGCATTTTAAAGTATCTAAATgtaacagttatttaaaattgcaaaaaaaaaattcattgtgTTTTTGTCTTCATTGTTTCATTGTGTTATGTGTGCTCAGATTGTGCACAattcttttttgtattattataattttgcatCCAAATGCCATATTATGAGATGATTATGGCACTGGTATTAGCATCATCTATGGATGCTAGCACCAGTGCCACTTAGATGTGTCCAGTTATACCTCTTCAACTTTGTCGCCTCCTCATTCCGTTGTTTCTGGATCCCTCATCCTCCCTCACATCTTTTCACACAACTTTTCACACCTGCCCTCTTTCTTTACCTCTTTGTCTCTCTCCAGACATACACAGTGCATCGTCCCTCAGTCCTcacccctttctctctctctctgtgtgtgtgtgtatgtatgtgtgtgtccccTCTCTTCTCTCTCTTTGCCTGTGGCTGTGTGTCTAGTACCATGGAGCAATTGAAGGTGACAGGGCCAGAGAGAGAGGAGGGGAGAGGGAGGACGTGGCACTCTGTAGCCCGAGggcacacaacaacacacagagagacagaaagagagagagggagatggTAAAGGAAATGGGAGGGCAGAGACGACAAAATAAGGAAGAAGACAAGTGCTCGGGAACCAAACGGATGGCACAGAGTGATGGAGAGACTGTGGGTCTAATGAATTATTTGTAATTGATGCATTAACATCAATGCCTCCGCCGGATTTTGCCGTCACAGGCGGGATATCAAGTACAACACTTATTCCTTTACCACAGATACACGCACTCTCATACATGTACCtcgtgttttctttttttaagggcTTGATGTTAATTTGTCCCGGCATTGTTGCTATGGTGACCTCTCTTCCCCCTCCCCCCCAGCAGAGAGATAGAGAGGGTGACAGGGATGAACTAACAAGACACTGAAAAAATGTGCCCTGAAGGAGCGAGCGCTCACACACCAGCACACATAATAAACACGCACTCGCAACGTCACATGACACTAAATATTAGGCGCATTTTATTAGGCTCCGTTCTCATTCGCTTCACTTCTGGAACCGTTTCAAAGCGTTACTTGCATCCGAGATGCTCTTCGCCTGGCAACGCGCTTCATCCTCAGTCTGTTTTTACATGTCATTGTCTTTTCCCGTGAACACTGCGAACGAGTGACAAAGAGGGAGATGTAGG
This portion of the Danio rerio strain Tuebingen ecotype United States chromosome 3, GRCz12tu, whole genome shotgun sequence genome encodes:
- the rcn3 gene encoding reticulocalbin-3 precursor (The RefSeq protein has 1 substitution compared to this genomic sequence) encodes the protein MQLLFLGTLALFAGLSVAVPAQEKRIHHKLDLSDHAHDDAHGFQFDHEAFLGKEESKTFDQLSPEESKDRLGKIVDKIDTDKDGFVSHAELHHWIKHRQRRYIEENVDKHWNEYDQNKDGKIGWIEYKNTTYGYYIDTEFDDVDDKATYKSMLNRDERRFKSADRDGDGVATREEFTAFLHPEEFDFMRDIVIQETIEDIDKNGDGKIDLQEYIGDMYNPEDGETEPDWVTTEKKQFSEFRDMNKDGFLDATEVSHWILPTEVDHADNEARHLIHETDKDNDDKITKKEILENWNMFVGSQATNYGEDLTKRHDEL
- the rcn3 gene encoding reticulocalbin-3 isoform X1, which translates into the protein MQLLFLGTLALFAGLSVAVPAQEKRIHHKLDLSDHPHDDAHGFQFDHEAFLGKEESKTFDQLSPEESKDRLGKIVDKIDTDKDGFVSHAELHHWIKHRQRRYIEENVDKHWNEYDQNKDGKIGWIEYKNTTYGYYIDTEFDDVDDKATYKSMLNRDERRFKSADRDGDGVATREEFTAFLHPEEFDFMRDIVIQETIEDIDKNGDGKIDLQEYIGDMYNPEDGETEPDWVTTEKKQFSEFRDMNKDGFLDATEVSHWILPTEVDHADNEARHLIHETDKDNDGRLSINEIMDKLDFIKVSTITDYGTLIEVHDEL